Proteins encoded together in one Polypterus senegalus isolate Bchr_013 chromosome 16, ASM1683550v1, whole genome shotgun sequence window:
- the cenpf gene encoding centromere protein F isoform X1, whose translation MSWAVEEWKEGLPTRALQKIQDIEGQLDKLKKERQQRQFQLESLEAAFQKQKHKVENEKSEAVALKRENQSLVESCDSLEKSRQKISHELQMKEQQMNCLEGQLASSKKQADKLEQEIKRYKYELERIQKSQTSCDSQPCRTPQESFMSFSTPSKVPNDEKIEELQEKYNRECEERKRLEAELKVLQVKLVNQSSGSHKDIARHQAASSVFPWQKEQVANHQSGNSFETPNKRGNSTSGFPWEQVPAYQQSSRSAKKTAPACNPSDGTSSNPQYEQLKTSHQELKARVCELENQLKSQEKDIKCHLNKVQEMQSQYEKVKLQLNEKDKGLSKSKDELARVTGQYDQMVAKCAALEQKMKQVSEELNCQRHNADSTRLAMEQKLKDQEKGHQKEVLYYQNSLQNVEQQLSQMKIKTGQELQQAKNENNSLRSECDKAAFQKQHLEKDLDDMKQKFCRLEQTLQSSQAKENSFRIKYEEMQKENARLSSQFNQSSKRLIEVEEQLKNSKQTLQQTSNLAEDFKTKHAAKLEEIKSLNTKLDEQTKRSTLDVQNLKNNIAELEKVRDGTQVQLKKKEQELEQMRMKQLSLEEERKTLQAAISAKQKQWDELKRENESLTQWKNEKENLIKNANAEKENLLEKNRSLTKNVEVLQNKTDDQHKQITHLESLKNDLWKEVETLKAELVRKSADLEEKSKAYEELSLKEKVCEEKHLKELHNAALSVSQLHSQVSELEVKLKEENNKALEAEHSYNELRTECETKTDLVKSKDEVIGLKDSEIQHLQSRNSQIILHHEQMLAQINEEKCNLIKQHEDTIAAKSAEMETMQLEYVKIQQDSVFFKDQVVSLESCLNVQNQLSEDLQKRNEELCRVNEQINLQLSELEKSRDSLLEDVQLKIDQIQSRAFVHQTRAATLHSSADDTGVQAGALNKVSSDAPSQGAESHLEMATCGLEEIMPTDLAFGNKYNLLSEGTELAMCEEQTEQLMDISDVSLLEPVKDKITNNYNSEPQAGASSGDHFAGKHSAILSSLRIIHEKCVAVVEENARFEMELSEKAKEVKLKEKQLWELSEKSIQESEKYAAEIQSAEEKVSSLKQNLETLQGHLNNKTREADELAEKVSIFEHEVRQLQCDLLVKTEELTKLQELHRLTCQDKELLEKQLTDLQNEFQILQSSSSALETQLEAAKRQLELLESKLASVEAESQKSLDTIKEKENVICQKNVQIEMLQMDIEDKDECLSACSAQIEELQHNLSLAETKCAENDLQKSNAEQELKCAQEELQSKTNDILKMNELIKSLKKEHERSVEEKCQALCDKIETSQGIIEKLQCDLQEEAKVTRETNDKYEELIKEKCILESELSNVNLSSRLICQEKELLEKQIIDLQHDLQSLKSTGSALQRQLEEGKLKLEELESKLLSAEAENQKNFNTIKENEDVITQKNAQIKMLQKNIEDKDECLSCCTRQIEELQHNLSTAERKLGEACLQKMTVVEDLKCSQEQLRRKDEQISKADELINSMKEEHRRNVEEKCRAVLEKAEADQCIIQKLQHDLEEVTNASKIANDKCEQLTQEKSSLECEFSNLELSNRLMCQEKEVLEQQILDLQKDLEMQLQETNAKLQRAESALHTVEAESQKNINVVKEHEDVIKQKDVLIDMLQKNIEDRDERLSSCLVQIEQLQHTVSATEKKCEESELQKSNIQKELNGALEELAKKDFEISKSQELLESIKETFEQNVEEKCQALLEQLRTHEQIVEKLQSDLQEETNVSKVTTDKYEQLAKEKSHLEYEMTSVRSQLAAVTEQNNKLVEDLQNSEHEVSLSKAESLNLQESLLKLKEENTMLQSSLGDQEKRIETPEPTPSHEELKRQYNQLESLHHELKEKFALLQNDHLILQGNFSDLMCTVNEQQGRIENLVNEEAALLLKLDQQNGQMEHSASVCRQNETRSSEQVLVLTDHIEAETGGDVLVCEPTAVAPPQNAPRSPKQDLCHVKSNDLGMCDGQTTDSCDESEQLHPTDQQVHVHSSLDSAINLVNGLPSLSEVCGNETEELKVTLERTTNELNQLKQQHLVEMQQWESRLEALNLEMESKLAEEKQHALFLSSELEAARLQMQGLDLSSHSLCVENEASEAHSSPIFHKQAEEIVKCSHPREAPNEHWKELEDFQNADVKMNQSPNDTFEGLLSDADILKLNPETSLHEDSKLVPEVLQETPLLQKCEKLCKFVCEVQRSQSPNDTFERLLSDVEILKLSAETSFHDDPQDAQLAPSSPQESPLSQARKNAETSEDKFQNLFSQISTLREEVVCKSEMCSAMEAKVQEIDKEKSALQGKLDSILISNHELIDQVKEMEKEASDLRSQMQISKVEFSDVAVVLENLEKSKEAWHEKNLELQNDLKRSRSEKANLEKHILSLEADIEEFQNKNHKLEKDIEFNQKNFAAMEKQLSLVTSERNQISEEFCSCLEEKEDLERTSQALKEKLKLLESDHTNNKEFIKFLEVEITQQKKMVQVANSDLDAAKTERSNLLQNLHDWENKIAVMSSEKDELLKQLNVREEEKNVLSSEREALEGKLKMFESENVRLSQSLENSLIEKGEIASRLDSTREEVAQMRQGIEKLKAKIESDEKKRKHMEEQIKTRQRKIDSLLDKIEKLERELEESEGHLETVVLQSEERKEEAESLLSEKVALSKSVASLQSEVSALQSEKHNLENNANQNEEALKEEVQTYRLKVESLQEKNETLERELEVNRKQLQDSVLESETAKTHCKELSSEKGTLLKSVEHLEMEVCSLRNEKDKVEKELLSVNEKVSQTDLLLSTTAEALENLQKEKADMLKNHTSVVEELSQQLSEVNRQGQDCKSELHSWRLKNEELTTRLSHLETEKNELSRQMIQSQATYEELQGANKYLTQDLEALQIKLNESTEDKERLLKSIADLQLLKHTMDGELSSLEKEKENWKKSQSSLQNRVTEAEDLITKKEATIGALQNSIKQLEKELQSAKSCSSEEARQMSDLKEKNTNLQNEMNAMRNASEDMKKESELEREALATQLQEHQQQTGTIKLSLEASTLENRELNVKLLSLQSELETNKRKHEQVEKEYQQKLEKQASETANLKSKINQLKKKMEASALQVQQLLASCKQLESEKEAQKKENAELLLKLESRQNPADSTNKESLRLEIEDLQLKLEEKTKEADESTEKYCNLMIDLYKLEESNEILEKRVALLNSQITNVKQNDSQNENKSKADLKEANQPKKSKEKRTPQQEPPRPSVKRQRVPESEESDKQPGIADIQGAVKRIKGSAEQSAATEDAQFHLEGLPELVRKGFADIPVGEMSPYVIRRTTVQRCSPRLAAKRSPAVPPAESATLESPMLNTHKKHSGQLAPKSGTLLTAITNSPKAHTFESPKGETDARAKRRSLSLKKSPEQRQRLRDLARSPKEDENCNVQ comes from the exons GTACAAATATGAGCTAGAAAGGATTCAGAAATCTCAAACGTCTTGCGATTCACAGCCATGCAGAACACCACAGGAAAGCtttatgtctttctcaacaccgAGTAAAGTTCCTAACG aTGAGAAAATTGAAGAACTTCAAGAGAAATATAACCGAGAATGTGAAGAGAGAAAAAGGCTTGAAGCAGAACTGAAAGTCCTGCAGGTCAAA TTAGTAAACCAGTCCAGTGGGAGCCACAAGGACATTGCACGGCATCAGGCGGCATCTTCTGTATTCCCATGGCAAAAAGAGCAGGTGGCAAACCATCAGTCAGGCAACTCGTTTGAGACCCCCAATAAAAGGGGTAACAGCACTTCAGGATTTCCATGGGAGCAAGTCCCCGCTTATCAACAGAGCTCTAGATCTGCAAAGAAGACGGCGCCTGCTTGTAACCCAAGTGATGGCACTAGCAGCAACCCACAGTATGAGCAGCTGAAAACTTCCCACCAAG AATTAAAAGCACGTGTGTGTGAATTGGAAAATCAACTTAAATCTCAAGAAAAGGATATCAAGTGCCATCTCAACAAAGTGCAGGAGATGCAAAGCCAGTATGAGAAGGTGAAGTTACAGCTCAATGAGAAGGACAAGGGCTTAAGCAAAAGTAAAGATGAACTTGCCAGGGTGACGGGACAGTATGACCAGATGGTGGCCAAG tgtgcAGCTCTTgagcaaaaaatgaaacaagtatCAGAAGAACTTAACTGCCAACGACATAATGCAGATAGTACTCGCCTGGCAATGGAGCAGAAGTTAAAAGACCAGGAGAAAGGGCATCAAAAG gaagTTTTATATTATCAGAATTCCTTACAGAATGTGGAACAGCAGCTTagtcaaatgaaaattaaaacggGGCAGGAACTGCAgcaagcaaaaaatgaaaacaattctcTAAGATCTGAATGTGATAAG GCCGCATTCCAAAAGCAGCATCTTGAAAAAGACTTGGACGACATGAAACAGAAGTTTTGTAGGTTGGAACAAACGCTTCAGTCTAGCCAGGCAAAGGAAAACAGTTTTCGAATCAAATATGAG gaaatgcaaaaagaaaatgccAGGCTGTCCAGTCAATTTAATCAGAGCTCAAAAAGGCTGATTGAGGTGGAGGAACAACTGAAGAACAGCAAACAAACCCTTCAACAAACAAGCAACTTAGCCGAAGACTTCAAAA CAAAGCATGCAGCAAAACTTgaagaaataaaatctttaaatacaaaattagaTGAGCAAACTAAACGATCGACCCTCGATGTGCAGAACCTGAAGAATAACATAGCTGAGCTGGAAAAAGTCAGAGACGGCACACAAGTGCagctgaagaagaaagaacaagaaCTGGAACAAATGAGAATGAAGCAGCTGTCTCTGGAGGAAGAACGAAAAACACTGCAAGCCGCAATTAGTGCAAAGCAGAAGCAGTGGGATGAACTTAAACGGGAGAACGAATCGCTTACTCAATGGAAAAACGAGAAGGAAAACCTGATCAAGAATGCAAATGCTGAGAAAGAAAATCTGTTGGAAAAAAATCGTTCCTTGACCAAAAATGTTGAGGTTCTTCAGAATAAAACAGATGACCAACATAAGCAAATCACACATCTTGAAAGTCTGAAGAATGATCTTTGGAAAGAAGTTGAAACTCTTAAGGCTGAACTTGTCCGTAAAAGTGCGGACTTAGAAGAAAAGAGCAAAGCTTATGAGGAACTTAGCTTGAAAGAGaaagtgtgtgaagaaaagcATCTGAAGGAGTTGCATAATGCCGCACTGAGTGTTTCTCAACTGCACTCACAGGTATCGGAGTTAGAAgtgaaattaaaagaagaaaacaataaagcGCTGGAAGCGGAGCATTCTTATAATGAGCTGCGGACTGAGTGTGAGACCAAAACTGACCTGGTAAAATCCAAAGATGAAGTGATAGGCTTGAAAGATTCAGAAATTCAACATCTCCAGAGTCGAAACTCTCAAATCATCCTTCATCATGAGCAAATGCTGGCTCAGATAAATGAAGAGAAGTGCAACTTGATCAAACAACATGAAGACACGATTGCTGCAAAGTCTGCTGAAATGGAGACAATGCAGTTGGAGTATGTGAAGATCCAACAGGATTCTGTGTTCTTTAAGGATCAGGTGGTATCTTTGGAGTCCTGTCTAAATGTCCAAAACCAGCTTAGTGAGGATTTGCAAAAGAGGAATGAAGAGCTTTGCAGAGTAAATGAGCAGATAAACTTACAGTTATCAGAACTTGAGAAGAGTCGTGATTCATTGCTTGAAGACGTACAGCTGAAAATCGACCAGATTCAATCCAGAGCCTTCGTTCACCAGACAAGAGCAGCAACTTTACACTCCTCTGCAGATGACACAGGGGTCCAAGCTGGTGCTTTGAATAAAGTGAGCAGTGATGCGCCATCACAAGGAGCAGAAAGTCATTTAGAAATGGCAACATGTGGACTGGAAGAAATAATGCCCACAGATTTGGCCTTcggaaacaaatacaatttgcTGTCAGAAGGAACTGAGCTTGCTATGTGTGAAGAGCAAACCGAGCAGTTGATGGACATTTCTGATGTGTCTCTCCTTGAACCAGTGAAAGACAAGATAACTAACAATTATAACAGTGAACCACAAGCTGGTGCATCGTCCGGTGATCACTTTGCAGGCAAACACTCCGCCATTCTGAGCTCATTAAGAATTATCCATGAGAAGTGTGTGGCTGTGGTTGAGGAGAATGCAAGGTTTGAAATGGAACTTTCCgagaaggcaaaagaagttaagcTTAAAGAAAAGCAGTTGTGGGAACTTTCTGAAAAGTCAATCCAGGAATCTGAAAAATATGCAGCTGAAATTCAGTCTGCTGAAGAAAAGGTGTCAAGCTTGAAGCAAAACCTGGAAACCCTGCAGGGTCACCTGAATAACAAAACACGTGAAGCAGATGAGTTAGCAGAGAAAGTTAGCATCTTTGAGCACGAAGTCCGACAGTTACAATGTGATCTTTTGGTTAAAACAGAAGAGCTCACAAAACTACAAGAGTTGCACAGATTAACCTGTCAAGACAAAGAACTTCTAGAGAAACAGCTGACTGACTTGCAGAATGAATTCCAGATTCTTCAGAGCAGCAGCTCAGCTCTGGAGACGCAACTGGAAGCAGCAAAACGTCAGCTAGAACTGCTAGAAAGCAAGCTAGCGTCTGTAGAAGCCGAAAGTCAAAAAAGTCTGGATACcatcaaagaaaaggaaaatgtgatTTGTCAAAAGAATGTTCAAATAGAAATGCTGCAGATGGATATTGAAGACAAGGACGAATGTCTGAGCGCTTGCTCTGCACAAATAGAAGAGCTGCAGCATAATCTGAGCCTTGCCGAGACCAAATGTGCCGAGAATGATCTGCAAAAGTCCAACGCTGAGCAAGAGTTGAAGTGTGCACAAGAAGAGCTCCAAAGTAAAACAAATGACATCTTAAAAATGAACGAATTAATCAAGTCCCTGAAGAAGGAACACGAAAGAAGCGTAGAAGAAAAATGCCAGGCTCTTTGTGACAAAATTGAAACCAGTCAGGGCATCATCGAGAAACTTCAGTGTGACTTACAGGAAGAAGCCAAAGTGACTCGAGAGACAAATGACAAGTATGAAgagttaataaaagaaaaatgcatccTTGAGTCTGAGCTTAGTAACGTGAATCTCTCCAGCAGATTAATCTGTCAAGAAAAAGAACTGCTGGAAAAGCAGATCATTGACCTACAGCATGATTTACAGTCTTTAAAAAGCACCGGctcagctttacaaaggcaacTGGAAGAAGGCAAATTGAAATTAGAAGAGCTTGAAAGTAAACTGCTGTCTGCAGAAGCTGAAAACCAGAAGAATTtcaatacaataaaagaaaatgaagatgtgATTACccagaaaaatgcacaaataaaaatgCTCCAGAAGAATATCGAAGACAAAGACGAATGTCTAAGCTGTTGCACTAGGCAAATCGAAGAACTTCAGCATAATTTGAGTACGGCCGAAAGAAAATTAGGGGAGGCCTGCTTACAGAAGATGACCGTTGTCGAAGATCTGAAGTGTTCACAGGAACAACTCAGAAGGAAAGATGAGCAGATCTCAAAAGCCGATGAGCTAATAAACTCCATGAAGGAGGAACACAGACGAAATGTGGAGGAAAAATGTCGGGCTGTTCTTGAAAAGGCTGAGGCAGATCAGTGCATCATTCAGAAGCTACAGCATGACTTGGAGGAAGTGACTAATGCGTCAAAGATAGCAAATGACAAGTGTGAACAGTTAACGCAAGAAAAATCCTCTCTCGAGTGTGAGTTTAGTAACTTGGAGCTTTCAAACAGATTAATGTGTCAAGAAAAAGAAGTTCTTGAACAACAGATACTTGACCTACAGAAAGACCTGGAGATGCAGCTACAAGAGACAAATGCTAAACTACAAAGGGCTGAAAGTGCATTACACACTGTAGAAGCTGAAAGTCAGAAGAATATCAATGTGGTAAAAGAACATGAAGATGTAATTAAGCAGAAAGACGTCCTAATTGACATGCTTCAGAAGAACATTGAAGACAGAGATGAACGTCTGAGCTCTTGTCTGGTGCAGATAGAACAGCTTCAGCATACTGTGAGTGCAACCGAGAAGAAATGTGAAGAGAGTGAGTTGCAAAAGTCTAACATTCAGAAAGAATTAAATGGAGCACTAGAAGAACTCGCCAAAAAAgactttgaaatttcaaaaagtcAGGAATTACTAGAATCCATTAAGGAGACATTTGAGCAAAATGTCGAAGAGAAATGCCAAGCTCTCCTTGAACAACTCCGAACCCACGAACAGATCGTTGAAAAGCTTCAGAGTGACTTACAAGAAGAGACAAACGTGTCGAAGGTAACAACAGACAAGTATGAACAGTTGGCAAAGGAGAAATCCCACCTAGAATATGAAATGACTTCTGTAAGATCTCAGCTGGCAGCTGTTACTGAGcaaaataacaagctggttgaAGATCTTCAAAATTCAGAACATGAAGTGAGTCTCTCTAAAGCTGAGAGTTTGAATCTTCAGGAATCTCTTTTAAAGCTAAAAGAAGAAAACACTATGTTACAGTCATCACTTGGGGATCAAGAAAAGCGGATCGAAACTCCCGAGCCAACTCCATCCCATGAAGAACTGAAACGTCAGTATAATCAACTTGAAAGCCTTCATCATGAGCTAAAGGAAAAGTTTGCCTTACTTCAAAATGACCACCTGATATTGCAGGGGAATTTCAGCGATTTAATGTGTACAGTAAACGAGCAGCAGGGCCGCATTGAAAATCTGGTGAATGAAGAAGCAGCTTTACTACTGAAATTGGATCAACAAAACGGACAAATGGAACATTCAGCATCCGTCTGCAGGCAAAATGAGACAAGATCATCTGAGCAGGTTCTGGTGCTTACAGATCACATTGAAGCAGAAACCGGAGGTGACGTCTTGGTATGCGAGCCTACTGCAGTTGCACCACCCCAGAATGCTCCAAGGTCTCCTAAACAAGACCTCTGCCATGTGAAGTCAAATGACTTGGGCATGTGTGATGGGCAAACGACAGATTCATGTGATGAAAGTGAACAACTCCATCCAACTGATCAACAGGTGCATGTCCACTCTTCCCTGGATTCAGCAATAAATCTTGTAAATGGACTGCCTAGTCTGTCAGAGGTTTGCGGTAACGAGACTGAGGAACTAAAGGTAACCTTGGAAAGAACGACAAACGAGCTGAACCAGTTAAAACAACAGCACTTAGTAGAAATGCAGCAATGGGAGAGCAGGCTAGAAGCGCTGAACCTAGAAATGGAGTCCAAGCTAGCAGAAGAAAAGCAGCATGCGTTGTTCTTGTCGTCTGAATTAGAAGCTGCCAGACTTCAAATGCAGGGTCTGGACCTGAGTTCTCATTCCTTGTGTGTTGAAAATGAG gCCAGTGAAGCTCACAGCAGCCCCATTTTCCACAAGCAGGCTGAAGAGATTGTTAAATGCAGTCATCCAAGAGAAGCTCCTAATGAACACTGGAAAGAGCTCGAGGACTTCCAAAATGCGGATGTAAAAATGAATCAGTCGCCAAATGACACTTTTGAGGGACTCCTCAGTGATGCAGACATTCTGAAGCTAAACCCTGAAACGAGTCTTCATGAGGACTCTAAGTTAGTCCCTGAGGTTCTTCAAGAGACCCCACTtttgcaaaaatgtgaaaaactctgTAAGTTTGTTTGTGAAGTGCAAAGAAGCCAATCCCCCAATGACACGTTTGAGAGACTCCTGAGCGATGTAGAAATTCTGAAACTGAGTGCTGAAACAAGCTTTCATGATGACCCCCAGGATGCCCAATTAGCACCCTCTTCTCCCCAGGAGAGTCCTCTGTCCCAGGCACGCAAAAATGCTGAAACCAGTGAAGACAAATTCCAAAATCTCTTTTCACAGATCAGCACTCTTAGAGAAGAGGTGGTATGCAAAAGTGAAATGTGTAGTGCAATGGAGGCAAAGGTACAAGAAATTGACAAGGAAAAATCTGCTCTACAAGGAAAATTGGATAGCATACTAATTAGCAACCATGAACTAATCGACCaagtaaaagaaatggaaaaagaggcCAGTGATTTGAGGTCACAGATGCAAATTTCGAAAGTGGAATTTTCAGATGTAGCAGTTGTAttagaaaatttggaaaaatccAAGGAGGCATGGCATGAAAAAAATCTCGAGCTTCAAAATGATCTAAAACGAAGCAGATCTGAGAAGGCCAATCTTGAAAAGCACATCTTATCTTTGGAAGCAGATATTGAGGAGTTTCAGAATAAGAATCATAAACTGGAAAAGGACATTGAATTTAATCAGAAGAATTTTGCTGCCATGGAGAAGCAGCTTAGCCTGGTTACCAGTGAGAGGAACCAGATTAGTGAAGAGTTCTGTTCCTGTCTAGAGGAAAAAGAGGATCTGGAGAGAACATCACAAGCCTTGAAGGAGAAGCTAAAGCTGCTTGAATCCGATCACACAAACAATAAAGAGTTCATTAAGTTTCTAGAAGTGGAAAtaacacagcagaaaaaaatggttCAGGTGGCCAACAGTGACTTGGATGCTGCAAAAACCGAACGTAGTAACCTTCTGCAGAATCTACATGACTGGGAaaataaaattgctgtaatgaGTTCTGAAAAAGATGAACTTTTGAAACAACTCAATGTAAGAGAAGAGGAGAAAAATGTGTTATCTAGTGAGCGTGAAGCTCTGGAGGGCAAGCTGAAAATGTTTGAAAGTGAAAATGTGAGATTGTCTCAGTCGCTGGAAAACTCCCTTATAGAAAAAGGTGAAATAGCGTCACGACTCGATTCAACTCGGGAGGAAGTTGCTCAGATGCGACAAGGGATTGAGAAACTCAAAGCCAAAATAGAGTcagatgaaaaaaagagaaaacacatgGAAGAGCAGATTAAAACACGGCAAAGAAAGATCGATTCTCTTTTAGATAAGATTGAGAAACTAGAAAGGGAACTGGAAGAGTCAGAAGGACATCTGGAAACGGTGGTGCTTCAGTCTGAGGAAAGAAAAGAGGAAGCTGAATCCTTGCTATCTGAGAAGGTGGCCTTATCTAAATCTGTTGCGTCTTTACAGTCGGAAGTTAGTGCCCTTCAATCTGAGAAGCACAATTTGGAAAACAACGCAAACCAAAATGAAGAAGCGCTCAAAGAAGAAGTTCAGACATATCGACTTAAAGTGGAGTCTTTGCAGGAAAAAAATGAGACATTGGAGAGAGAACTAGAAGTGAATCGAAAACAATTGCAAGATTCCGTCCTTGAGTCTGAAACGGCTAAAACTCACTGCAAGGAATTAAGCAGTGAAAAGGGAACTCTTTTAAAATCAGTGGAGCATCTGGAAATGGAAGTTTGCTCACTGAGGAATGAGAAAGATAAAGTGGAAAAAGAACTTCTTAGTGTGAACGAAAAGGTGAGTCAGACTGACCTGCTACTTTCAACAACCGCTGAAGCCTTAGAAAACCTTCAAAAGGAGAAGGCAGACATGTTAAAGAATCACACAAGTGTTGTGGAGGAGTTGTCTCAGCAGTTGAGTGAAGTGAATCGTCAAGGCCAGGACTGCAAAAGCGAGTTGCACTCTTGGAGATTGAAGAACGAGGAATTGACTACTCGCTTGTCTCACTTGGAAACTGAAAAGAATGAGTTGTCTCGGCAAATGATTCAGTCTCAAGCTACCTATGAGGAGCTTCAGGGGGCCAATAAGTACCTCACTCAAGATCTGGAGGCCCTTCAAATCAAATTAAACGAAAGCACTGAAGACAAAGAGAGACTACTGAAAAGTATCGCTGACTTGCAACTTCTCAAACACACCATGGATGGTGAACTCTCAagcctggaaaaagaaaaggaaaattggaAAAAGAGTCAGAGCAGCTTACAGAACAGAGTTACGGAGGCAGAAGACCTGATAACCAAAAAGGAGGCCACAATTGGTGCCCTGCAGAATTCCATTAAACAGCTTGAAAAGGAATTGCAATCTGCAAAGTCATGCAGCTCTGAAGAAGCAAGACAG ATGAGCGACTTAAAGGAAAAGAACACAAACCTTCAGAATGAAATGAATGCCATGCGCAATGCTTCTGAGGACATGAAGAAGGAATCCGAACTTGAGCGAGAGGCACTAGCTACCCAGCTTCAAGAGCACCAGCAACAAACAGGAACCATCAAG CTGTCCTTGGAGGCCAGTACATTAGAGAATCGTGAGCTGAATGTTAAACTTCTCTCTCTTCAGAGTGAACTTGAGACGAATAAACGAAAACACGAACAGGTCGAAAAAGAGTATCAGCAAAAACTTGAAAAGCAAGCAAGTGAG ACTGCTAATCTCAAGTCTAAGATTAATCAGCTGAAGAAGAAGATGGAAGCTTCAGCACTTCAAGTACAACAGCTGCTGGCCTCATGCAAGCAGCTGGAATCAGAAAAGGAGGCTCAGAAGAAAGAAAACGCAGAGCTGCTCTTAAAACTGGAGTCCCGTCAGAATCCAG CTGACAGCACAAACAAAGAATCCCTAAGATTAGAAATTGAAGATTTACAGCTCAAGCTTGAGGAAAAGACCAAAGAGGCTGATGAAAGCACCGAAAAGTACTGTAACCTCATGATTGATTTGTACAAACTGGAAGAAAGTAACGAAATTCTTGAGAAAAGAGTTGCTTTACTTAACAGTCAGATAACTAATGTGAAACAAAATGAttctcaaaatgaaaacaagtcTAAAGCAGATCTTAAAGAAGCCAATCAGCCTAAAAAGTCAAAGGAAAAGAGGACACCTCAGCAGGAGCCACCTCGCCCATCAGTAAAGAGGCAGAGGGTGCCGGAATCTGAGGAGAGCGATAAGCAGCCTGGCATTGCCGACATTCAGGGAGCGGTGAAGAGGATTAAAGGTTCGGCTGAGCAATCTGCAGCAACAGAAGATGCACAGTTTCACCTAGAAGGGCTTCCAGAACTGGTCAGGAAAG gGTTTGCTGATATTCCAGTTGGAGAAATGAGCCCCTACGTTATAAGGAGAACAACCGTTCAGCGGTGCAGCCCTCGCCTTGCAGCCAAGAGATCACCAGCTGTGCCACCTGCAGAGTCCGCCACACTTGAGAGTCCCATGCTAAACACACATAAA AAACATTCCGGTCAGTTGGCCCCTAAATCTGGAACGCTGCTGACGGCCATAACTAACAGCCCAAAAGCACACACCTTTGAGAGCCCAAAAGGCGAGACGGATGCCCGGGCAAAGCGACGATCCCTGAGCCTAAAGAAATCTCCAGAGCAAAGACAAAGGCTCCGTGACCTGGCGAGGTCCCCAAAAGAGGACGAGAACTGCAACGTACAATAA